The genomic window AGAAACAAATTCATGTTTCTGTAGCCGGTCGCATTATGACAAAGCGCGGCAAAGGAAAAGCTGGATTTGCACATATTCAAGATTTGACGGGGCAAATTCAAATTTATGTACGCAAAGACGATGTTGGCGAAGAACAGTATGAAATTTTTGATACGTCAGATTTAGGGGATATTGTTGGTGTCCAAGGAACAGTATTTAAGACAAAAGTGGGCGAACTTTCTATTAAAGTGCATGCATATGAAATGTTGACAAAATCATTGCGTCCACTTCCTGAAAAGTATCATGGGCTTAAAGATATTGAGCAACGTTATCGCCAACGTTACCTCGATTTAATTATGAATCCAGAAAGTAAAAAAACATTTATTACACGCAGCTTAATCATTCAGTCTATGCGTCGTTACTTAGATCAAAGAGGGTATTTGGAAGTAGAAACGCCGATGATGCATTCGATTGCTGGAGGGGCTGCTGCTCGTCCGTTTATTACGCACCATAATGCTTTAGATATGACGTTGTATATGCGCATTGCAATCGAGTTGCATTTAAAACGTTTAATTGTTGGTGGGCTAGAAAAAGTATATGAAATTGGTCGTGTATTCCGAAACGAAGGCATTTCAACACGCCATAATCCAGAGTTTACAATGCTTGAATTGTATGAAGCTTATGCTGATTACACAGATATTATGAAATTAACAGAAGATATGATCGCGCATATTGCTCAAGAAGTGCTTGGAACTACAAAAATTCAATATGGAGAATATGAAGTAGATTTAACACCTTCTTGGAAACGACTTCATATGGTTGATGCGATTAAAGAATACGTTGGTGTTGACTTTTGGAAGCATATGAGCGATGAAGAAGCTCGTCAACTAGCGAAAGAGCATGGAGTAGAAGTAGCTCCGCATATGACATTTGGTCATATTGTAAACGAATTTTTCGAACAAAAGGTAGAACAACACCTTATTCAACCAACATTTATTTACGGTCATCCGGTTGAAATTTCGCCTTTAGCGAAGAAAAACCCAGAAGACCCTCGCTTTACAGATCGCTTTGAATTATTTATCGTTGCACGTGAGCATGCAAATGCATTTACAGAATTAAATGATCCAATCGATCAACGTGAACGATTTGAAGCGCAATTAAAAGAAAAAGAACAAGGAAATGACGAAGCGCATGAGATGGACGAAGATTTTATCGAAGCGCTAGAGTACGGTATGCCACCAACAGGTGGATTAGGAATTGGTATTGATCGCCTTGTTATGTTGTTAACGAACTCACCATCGATTCGCGATGTGTTGTTGTTCCCTCAAATGCGCCATAAGTAATTGCGAAAGTCCCGAGATGATCGGGACTTTTTTAAAAAAAAAGAGAAAAAATATATTGCTAAAAGATAATCAAATATGATATATTACTAATCGTCCGTGTTGAAGATAACACGAAAAAGTAAAAAATAAAAAAGTGTTGACAAGCAAAAACGTAAATGTTATATTGAAAAGGTCGCTTCAAAAGCGACAAGATGTTCCTTGAAAACTGAACGAAGCGAAAAGCGTACAGAAGCTAAGGATAACTTTTCTATGGAGAGTTTGATCCTGGCTCAGGACGAACGCTGGCGGCGTGCCTAATACATGCAAGTCGAGCGGACGATTCAAAAGCTTGCTTTTGGATCGTTAGCGGCGGACGGGTGAGTAACACGTGGGCAACCTGCCCTGTAGACGGGGATAACACCGAGAAATCGGTGCTAATACCGGATAATACGAAAGGCCGCATGGTCTTTCGTTGAAAGGCGGCGCAAGCTGTCGCTACAGGATGGGCCCGCGGCGCATTAGCTAGTTGGTGAGGTAACGGCTCACCAAGGCGACGATGCGTAGCCGACCTGAGAGGGTGATCGGCCACACTGGGACTGAGACACGGCCCAGACTCCTACGGGAGGCAGCAGTAGGGAATCTTCCGCAATGGACGAAAGTCTGACGGAGCAACGCCGCGTGAGCGAAGAAGGCCTTCGGGTCGTAAAGCTCTGTTGTTAGGGAAGAACAAGTACCGCAGTCACTGGCGGTACCTTGACGGTACCTAACGAGGAAGCCACGGCTAACTACGTGCCAGCAGCCGCGGTAATACGTAGGTGGCAAGCGTTGTCCGGAATTATTGGGCGTAAAGCGCGCGCAGGCGGTTCCTTAAGTCTGATGTGAAAGCCCACGGCTCAACCGTGGAGGGTCATTGGAAACTGGGGGACTTGAGTGCAGAAGAGGAGAGCGGAATTCCACGTGTAGCGGTGAAATGCGTAGAGATGTGGAGGAACACCAGTGGCGAAGGCGGCTCTCTGGTCTGTAACTGACGTTGAGGCGCGAAAGCGTGGGGAGCAAACAGGATTAGATACCCTGGTAGTCCACGCCGTAAACGATGAGTGCTAAGTGTTAGAGGGTATCCACCCTTTAGTGCTGTAGCTAACGCATTAAGCACTCCGCCTGGGGAGTACGCTCGCAAGAGTGAAACTCAAAGGAATTGACGGGGGCCCGCACAAGCGGTGGAGCATGTGGTTTAATTCGAAGCAACGCGAAGAACCTTACCAGGTCTTGACATCCCCTGACAACCCGAGAGATCGGGCGTTCCCCCTTCGGGGGGGACAGGGTGACAGGTGGTGCATGGTTGTCGTCAGCTCGTGTCGTGAGATGTTGGGTTAAGTCCCGCAACGAGCGCAACCCTCGACCTTAGTTGCCAGCATTCAGTTGGGCACTCTAAGGTGACTGCCGGCTAAAAGTCGGAGGAAGGTGGGGATGACGTCAAATCATCATGCCCCTTATGACCTGGGCTACACACGTGCTACAATGGGCGGTACAAAGGGTCGCGAACCCGCGAGGGGGAGCCAATCCCAAAAAGCCGCTCTCAGTTCGGATTGCAGGCTGCAACTCGCCTGCATGAAGCCGGAATCGCTAGTAATCGCGGATCAGCATGCCGCGGTGAATACGTTCCCGGGCCTTGTACACACCGCCCGTCACACCACGAGAGTTTGCAACACCCGAAGTCGGTGAGGTAACCCTTACGGGAGCCAGCCGCCGAAGGTGGGGCAAATGATTGGGGTGAAGTCGTAACAAGGTAGCCGTATCGGAAGGTGCGGCTGGATCACCTCCTTTCTAAGGATAAGAAGAAAAGCGGAGAACTTTCGTTCGAAGCTAGACATCGTATGATGAAAAAACGCTTTTTCGCTTCGTTTAGTTTTGAGGGAATATCCCTCATACAGGTTCAAGCAGTAGCTTTGCGCCTGCGTCTGCGAGTGATTACGAAGATGATAAATTCCTCGGCGCATGGCAGCAAAGATGTAGCTTCAAGAAGAAGCCATGTTCTTTGAAAACTAGATAACAGGCTGAAAAGTGTGTTTAGTTAAGTTAGAAAGGGCGCACGGTGGATGCCTTGGCACTAGGAGCCGATGAAGGACGGGACAAACACCGATATGCTTCGGGGAGCTGTAAGTAAGCGTTGATCCGGAGATTTCCGAATGGGGGAACCCACTGTCCGTAATGGGGCAGTATCCATACGTGAATACATAGCGTATGGAGGGCATACCCGGGGAACTGAAACATCTAAGTACCCGGAGGAGAAGAAAGCAAAAGCGATTCCCTGAGTAGCGGCGAGCGAAACGGGAACAGCCCAAACCAAGAGGCTTGCCTCTTGGGGTTGTAGGACACTCAATACGGAGTGACAAAGGAACGGAGTAGATGAAGCGGTCTGGAAAGGCCCGCCAGAGGAGGTAACAGCCCTGTAGTCGAAACTTCGTTCCCTCCTGAGTGGATCCTGAGTACGGCGGGACACGAGGAATCCCGTCGGAAGCAGGGAGGACCATCTCCCAAGGCTAAATACTCCCTAGTGACCGATAGTGAACCAGTACCGTGAGGGAAAGGTGAAAAGCACCCCGGGAGGGGAGTGAAAGAGAACCTGAAACCGTGTGCCTACAAGTAGTCAGAGCCCGTTTATGGGTGATGGCGTGCCTTTTGTAGAATGAACCGGCGAGTTACGATCTCGTGCGAGGTTAAGTCGAAAAGACGGAGCCGTAGCGAAAGCGAGTCTGAATAGGGCGTATAGTACGAGGTCGTAGACCCGAAACCAGGTGATCTACCCATGTCCAGGGTGAAGGTAGGGTAATACCTACTGGAGGCCCGAACCCACGCACGTTGAAAAGTGCGGGGATGAGGTGTGGGTAGGGGTGAAATGCCAATCGAACTTGGAGATAGCTGGTTCTCCCCGAAATAGCTTTAGGGCTAGCCTCGAGTGAAGAGTCTTGGAGGTAGAGCACTGATTGGGCTAGGGGCCCTCATCGGGTTACCGAACTCAGTCAAACTCCGAATGCCAATGACTTATACTCGGGAGTCAGACTACGAGTGATAAGATCCGTGGTCAAGAGGGAAACAGCCCAGATCACCAGCTAAGGTCCCAAAGTGTACGTTAAGTGGAAAAGGATGTGGAGTTGCTTAGACAACCAGGATGTTGGCTTAGAAGCAGCCACCATTTAAAGAGTGCGTAATAGCTCACTGGTCGAGTGACTCTGCGCCGAAAATGTACCGGGGCTAAACGTACCACCGAAGCTGTGGGACGACTTACGTCGTCGGTAGGGGAGCGTTCTAAGGGCGTCGAAGCTAGACCGGAAGGACTAGTGGAGCGCTTAGAAGTGAGAATGCCGGTGTGAGTAGCGAAAACAGAGGTGAGAATCCTCTGCACCGAAAGCCTAAGGTTTCCTGAGGAAGGCTCGTCCGCTCAGGGTTAGTCGGGACCTAAGCCGAGGCCGAAAGGCGTAGGCGATGGACAACAGGTTGATATTCCTGTACCACCTCCTCACCGTTTGAGCAATGGGGGGACGCAGGAGGATAGGGTCAGCGCGCGACTGGTTGTGCGCGTCCAAGCAGTTAGGCGCCTCAAGTAGGCAAATCCGCTTGAGTAGGCTGAGCTGTGATGGCGAGGGAAATATAGTACCGAAGTGCCTGATTCCACACTGCCAAGAAAAGCCTCTAGCGAGGTGAGAGGTGCCCGTACCGCAAACCGACACAGGTAGGCGAGGAGAGAATCCTAAGGTGCGCGGGAGAACTCTCGTTAAGGAACTCGGCAAAATGACCCCGTAACTTCGGGAGAAGGGGTGCTCCCTCGGGTGAATAGCCCAGGGGAGCCGCAGTGAAAAGGCCCAAGCGACTGTTTATCAAAAACACAGGTCTCTGCGAAGCCGTAAGGCGAAGTATAGGGGCTGACACCTGCCCGGTGCTGGAAGGTTAAGGGGAGCGCTTAGCGCAAGCGAAGGTGCGAACCGAAGCCCCAGTAAACGGCGGCCGTAACTATAACGGTCCTAAGGTAGCGAAATTCCTTGTCGGGTAAGTTCCGACCCGCACGAAAGGTGTAACGACTTGGGCACTGTCTCAACGAGAGACCCGGTGAAATCATAGTACCTGTGAAGATGCAGGTTACCCGCGACAGGACGGAAAGACCCCGTGGAGCTTTACTGCAGCCTGATATTGAATGTTGGTGCGACATGTACAGCATAGGTGGGAGACTGAGAAGCCTGGACGCCAGTCTAGGTGGAGTCGCCGTTGGGATACCACCCTTGTCGTACTGAGATTCTAACCCGCACCCCTGATCGGGGTGGGAGACAGTGTCAGGTGGGCAGTTTGACTGGGGCGGTCGCCTCCCAAAGCGTAACGGAGGCGCCCAAAGGTTCCCTCAGAATGGTTGGAAATCATTCGTAGAGTGTAAAGGCAGAAGGGAGCTTGACTGCGAGACCTACAAGTCGAGCAGGGACGAAAGTCGGGCTTAGTGATCCGGTGGTTCCGAATGGAAGGGCCATCGCTCAACGGATAAAAGCTACCCCGGGGATAACAGGCTTATCTCCCCCAAGAGTCCACATCGACGGGGAGGTTTGGCACCTCGATGTCGGCTCATCGCATCCTGGGGCTGTAGTCGGTCCCAAGGGTTGGGCTGTTCGCCCATTAAAGCGGTACGCGAGCTGGGTTCAGAACGTCGTGAGACAGTTCGGTCCCTATCCGTCGCGGGCGTAGGAAATTTGAGAGGAGCTGTCCTTAGTACGAGAGGACCGGGATGGACGCACCGCTGGTGTACCAGTTGTCCCGCCAGGGGCACAGCTGGGTAGCTATGTGCGGAAGGGATAAGCGCTGAAAGCATCTAAGCGTGAAGCCCCCCTCAAGATGAGATTTCCCATCGCGTCAAGCGAGTAAGATCCCTTGAAGATGACAAGGTAGATAGGTCCGAGGTGGAAGCGTGGCGACACGTGCAGCTGACGGATACTAATCGATCGAGGACTTAACTAAACACACAAGAAAAGCGTAGGCGACAATGCAACCCCTGTTATCTAGTTTTGAAGGAATAATCCTTCATCATATTGCTCGGTGACGATGGCGGAGAGGTCACACCCGTTCCCATCCCGAACACGGAAGTTAAGCTCTCCAGCGCCGATGGTAGTTGGCGGGACACCGCCTGCGAGAGTAGGACGTTGCCGGGCAAAGAGAAGACCAAGACAAAAATTGTCTTGGTCTTTTTTGTTTTATTGATTGAATGCAGTGGGTAAAATATATGAGAAGAAAAGAAGGGATTCTTGCATTTTTGCAGAATTCCGTATATATTAAAATTAAAGTCAAATATAGTCAAAGTCAACTGGCAGAGGAGGGATTATGTGAGGAATATCTCTGATGTCATTGAGCAATATTTAAAGCAAGTATTAAATATGAGCGGAAAAGATATCGTCGAGATTAAACGAAGTGAAATTGCGGATAAATTTCAGTGTGTTCCTTCGCAAATTAACTATGTCATTAATACACGTTTTACGTTAGAGAGAGGATATATTGTTGAAAGTAAACGCGGCGGTGGCGGTTATATTCGTATTATGAAAGTGAAAGCCCAAAATGCTTCTCAGCTCATTGACCATTTATTGTCCATCGTTCGCGACCGAATTAGTCAGACGAATGGAGAGCATATTATTCAACGATTGTTAGATGAAAAGGTAATTTCGGAGCGGGAAGCGAATATGATGTTAAGCATTATTGATCGCGCAGTTTTATCTATTGACCTTCCTCATCGTGATGAACTGCGTGCCCGCATATTAAAAGCGATGCTGACATCGCTAAAGTATATGTAAAGAGGGTGAATCATTTGATATGTCAAGAATGCAATCAACGGCCAGCGACGCTTCATTTTACTAAAATTGTGAATGGGGAAAAAACAGAAATTCATCTTTGTGAACAATGTGCGCATGAAAAAGGTGAAATGTTTATGTTCCCTCATCAAGGCGCTTTTTCCATTAACAATTTAATTGCAGGATTATTAAATATGGATGCGTCATTAAAAGAACCAAAAGCGCCCTCTTTTCATAATGAGCATATATTACAATGCGAGCATTGCAAAATGACATATGCCCAATTTGTGAAAGTTGGTCGCTTTGGTTGTGCGAGTTGCTATGAGACGTTTCGTACCCATTTGCCACCTATTTTTCGAAGATTGCATGGCGGGCATGTAGCCCATGAAGGGAAAATTCCGAAGCGGGTCGGTGGGACATTATATGTTCGTAAACAAATTGGACAGTTAAAACAAATGTTACAGGAGCTTATTGCTAAAGAACAGTTCGAAAAAGCCGCTGAAGTGCGTGATCAAATTCGGGAGCTTGAGACAAAATTAAACGCAGAAGGGGGCGCTTGATATGAATGAATATGTATTTTTCCAACGCGCTCTCAGCCCATGGATGAACGAAGAAGGTCCAGACTCTGACATTGTATTAAGTAGTCGCATTCGTCTAGCGAGAAACATGAAACAATACTCGTTCCCGACCGTATTTACAAATGAAGAAGCGATGCAAATTGTTCAGTTATTTGAACAGTTATTTTCACAAAGACGTCTCGGTCATATCGGCCCCTTTTTCTTATTAAAAATGAATGAGTTACAATCGATTGAAAAGCGTGTGTTAGTCGAAAAACATTTGATTAGTCCTCATTTAGCTGAAGATTGTACATTTGGTGCATGTTTATTATCGGAACAAGAAGAAGCAAGCATTATGATCAATGAGGAAGATCATATTCGCATTCAATGTTTGTTTGCAGGTTTTCAATTAAAAGAAGCGTTAAAAATGGCTAACGCTTTAGACGACTGGATTGAACAACATGTCGACTATGCTTTTGATGAAAAATACGGATATTTAACTAGTTGCCCAACAAACGTCGGAACGGGATTACGTGCATCCGTTATGATGCATTTACCAGGACTTGTATTAACACAACAAATAAATCAAGTAATTCCAGCTATTAATCAGCTTGGTTTAGTTGTTCGTGGCACGTATGGAGAAGGCAGTGAAGCATTAGGGAATATTTTTCAAATATCAAATCAAATTACATTAGGAAAAAGTGAAGAAGATATTGTCGAAGATTTAACAGGAGTTGTTCGTCAATTAATTGAACAAGAGCGAATGGCGCGTGAGGCATTAGTCAAAACTTCTAACATACAATTAGAAGATAGGGTATATCGTTCTTACGGTGTGTTAACGAATAGTCGAATCATCGGTTCAAAAGAAGCGGCACAATGTTTATCTGATGTACGATTAGGTATTGATTTAGGGTATATTACGAACGTGCCAAAAACGATTTTAACAGAGCTAATGATTTTGACGCAGCCCGGTTTCTTACAAAAATATGCAGGTGGTGCGTTGCGTCCGCAAGAGCGAGATGTTCGCCGCGCATCACTCATTCGTGAACGATTATACCAATGGAAGTAAATTAAAGGAGGTTGATAAGAATGATGTTCGGACGTTTTACAGAGCGAGCACAAAAAGTGTTAGCACTAGCACAAGAAGAAGCAGTTCGTTTGGGACATAACAATATTGGAACAGAGCACATTTTGCTCGGCTTAATTCGCGAAGGGGAAGGAATTGCAGCAAAAGCGCTTATGGCGCTTGGATTAGGACCAGATAAAATTCAAAAAGAAGTAGAATCACTCATTGGACGTGGAAACGAAGTAGGACAAACGATTCATTATACGCCTCGTGCAAAAAAAGTGATTGAATTGTCTATGGATGAAGCTAGAAAGCTTGGACATTCGTACGTTGGAACAGAGCATATTTTACTTGGACTTATTCGTGAAGGAGAAGGTGTTGCTGCACGTGTTTTAAATAATTTAGGAGTAAGCCTAAATAAAGCTCGTCAGCAAGTGCTTCAATTATTAGGAAGCAATGAATCGGCATCAGGGCATCATGGGGGAACCACGCATGCGAACACGCCGACACTAGACAGTTTAGCACGTGATTTAACAGCCATTGCACGTGAAGGCGGTTTAGACCCTGTGATTGGAAGAAGTAAAGAAATTCAACGTGTCATTGAAGTGTTAAGTCGCCGGACGAAAAATAATCCTGTTTTAATCGGAGAGCCAGGTGTAGGGAAAACGGCTATTGCCGAAGGACTAGCTCAACAAATTGTCAATAACGAAGTGCCAGAGACGCTTCGCGATAAGCGTGTCATGACGCTTGATATGGGAACAGTCGTTGCAGGAACAAAATATCGTGGGGAATTTGAAGATCGTTTGAAAAAAGTAATGGATGAAATTCGCCAGGCTGGCAACATCATTTTGTTTATTGACGAATTGCATACGCTCATCGGAGCAGGCGGTGCGGAAGGGGCTATTGATGCATCAAATATTTTAAAACCTTCTCTTGCTCGCGGAGAATTACAATGCATCGGGGCAACAACATTAGATGAATACCGAAAATATATTGAAAAAGACGCAGCATTAGAAAGACGTTTCCAACCAATTCACGTTGGGGAACCAACGGTTGAGGAATCTATTCAAATTTTAAAAGGTTTGCGAGATCGTTACGAAGCTCACCATCGCGTTTCTATTTCAGATGAGGCGATTGAGCAGGCAGTAAAGCTTTCAGACCGCTATATTTCGGATCGATTTTTACCAGATAAAGCAATTGATTTAATTGACGAAGCTTGCTCGAAAGTACGCTTACGTTCGTTTACGACACCACCAAATTTAAAAGAGCTTGAACAAAAACTTGAGGAAATTCGCAAAGAAAAAGATGCAGCTGTGCAAAGTCAAGAGTTTGAAAAAGCAGCATCATTACGAGATGCAGAACAAAAATTGCGCGAACAACTTGAAGAAACAAAGCGGGCATGGAAAGAGAAACAAGGTCAAGAAAACTCTGAAGTGACTGTAGAAGATATTGCAGCTGTTGTATCAAGTTGGACGGGAATTCCGGTATCTAAATTAGCTCAAACAGAAACAGAACGATTATTAAAGTTAGAGGAAATTTTACATTCTCGTGTCATCGGGCAAGAAGAGGCAGTAAAAGCTGTTGCTAAAGCGGTTCGTCGTGCTCGTGCAGGATTAAAAGATCCAAAGCGTCCAATTGGCTCGTTTATTTTCCTTGGACCGACGGGTGTAGGAAAAACAGAGTTAGCGCGAGCGCTTGCTGAAGCGATGTTTGGCGATGAAGATGCGATGATTCGTATCGATATGTCTGAATATATGGAGAAACATTCGACATCACGTCTTGTCGGTTCACCTCCAGGATACGTCGGCTATGAAGAAGGTGGACAATTAACGGAAAAAGTTCGTCGCAAACCGTATTCTGTCATCTTATTAGATGAGATTGAAAAAGCGCATCCAGATGTATTTAACATTTTATTACAAGTGTTAGAAGATGGCCGTTTGACAGATTCGAAAGGACGCACAGTTGATTTCCGCAATACGATCATTATTATGACATCAAACGTTGGTGCTGACGCTTTAAAAAGAAATAAATATGTCGGTTTTAATGTGCAAGACGAAAGCCAGCAATACAAAGATATGAAAGGGAAAGTGATGGACGAGTTGAAAAAGGCGTTCCGTCCGGAGTTTTTAAACCGAATTGATGAAATTATTGTTTTCCATTCACTTGAAAAGAAACATTTGAAGGAAATTGTTTCATTAATGGTTGAGCAATTGAAAAAACGCCTACAAGAACAACAAATCGATTTAGAATTAACGGATGCCGCAATTGAAAAATTAGCAGAAGAAGGTTACGATTTAGAGTACGGAGCGCGTCCATTGCGTCGAGCGATTCAAAAACATATTGAAGATCGTTTATCTGAAGAACTGTTAAAAGGAACGATTGGCAGCGGACAAAAAGTTGTTATGGACGTAAAAGATGGTCAGTTTGTTGTGTTAACAACAGAGACAGTAAAATAACGAAAACAAGGTATGCTTACACGCATACCTTGTTTTTCATAATGAAAGGAATGGAGTAATGGTTAAGCGGAAAACGAAATTCGTTTGTCAACATTGTGGATATGAAACAGCGAAGTGGATGGGAAAATGTCCAGGTTGTCATTCATGGAACGCAATGGTCGAAGAAACGGAAATAGTAAAACCACATAACCGTGCGCTATTTGTGCATACAGAAGGGGTAGCAGCCAAACCTGTATCAATTACGACGGTAGAAACAACACAAGAACCGAGAATCGACACGAAGTTTACAGAGTTTAATCGCGTGCTCGGGGGCGGAATTGTTCGAGGTTCCCTTGTTTTAATTGGCGGAGATCCTGGTATTGGGAAATCAACATTATTGCTGCAAATTTGTGCTCAACTCGCAAACGACGGCCATCCTGTATTATATATTTCCGGGGAAGAATCAGTAAAACAAACGAAGTTGCGCGCTGAGCGGTTACATGTAACTGCTGAACATTTATATGTTTTGTCTGAAACAAATTTAGAGCATATTATTCAAACTGTTGATGAAATGAAACCATCGTTCGTTGTCATCGACTCGATTCAAACGATATATCGCTCAGAAATTACATCTGCACCAGGAAGTGTTTCACAAGTTCGTGAATGTACAGCAGAGTTGATGCGAGTAGCTAAAACGAAAGGGATTGCGATTTTTATTGTTGGGCATGTTACGAAGGAAGGGGCGCTTGCTGGACCACGCATTTTAGAACATATGGTTGACACCGTATTATATTTTGAAGGAGAGCGTCATCATACGTATCGCATTTTACGGGCGGTGAAAAATCGATTTGGTTCTACAAATGAAATCGGTATTTTCGAAATGAAAGAAGCAGGGCTAGCTGAAGTAAAAAACCCATCAGAAATTTTTTTAGAAGAGCGTTCTAAAGGAGCTGCCGGGTCCACGGTCGTTGCTTCGATGGAAGGAACGAGACCGGTATTAGTGGAAATTCAAGCATTAGTATCGCCGACTAGTTTCGGAACGCCGCGTCGAATGGCAACAGGAATAGATCATAATCGCGTTTCTTTACTAATGGCTGTGCTTGAAAAAAGAGTTGGTTTGCTTCTTCAAAACCAAGATGCTTATTTAAAAGTAGCTGGTGGCATAAAGTTAGATGAACCTGCGATTGACTTAGCCATTGCAGTAAGTATCGCTTCGAGTTTCCGTGATCAACCAACAAATCATACGGATG from Anoxybacillus gonensis includes these protein-coding regions:
- the radA gene encoding DNA repair protein RadA, whose translation is MVKRKTKFVCQHCGYETAKWMGKCPGCHSWNAMVEETEIVKPHNRALFVHTEGVAAKPVSITTVETTQEPRIDTKFTEFNRVLGGGIVRGSLVLIGGDPGIGKSTLLLQICAQLANDGHPVLYISGEESVKQTKLRAERLHVTAEHLYVLSETNLEHIIQTVDEMKPSFVVIDSIQTIYRSEITSAPGSVSQVRECTAELMRVAKTKGIAIFIVGHVTKEGALAGPRILEHMVDTVLYFEGERHHTYRILRAVKNRFGSTNEIGIFEMKEAGLAEVKNPSEIFLEERSKGAAGSTVVASMEGTRPVLVEIQALVSPTSFGTPRRMATGIDHNRVSLLMAVLEKRVGLLLQNQDAYLKVAGGIKLDEPAIDLAIAVSIASSFRDQPTNHTDVVIGEVGLTGEVRRVSRIEQRVQEAAKLGFQRIIIPKSNIGGWNIPKDVEVIGVVNVEEALYYALGEGKNRPIF
- a CDS encoding protein arginine kinase gives rise to the protein MNEYVFFQRALSPWMNEEGPDSDIVLSSRIRLARNMKQYSFPTVFTNEEAMQIVQLFEQLFSQRRLGHIGPFFLLKMNELQSIEKRVLVEKHLISPHLAEDCTFGACLLSEQEEASIMINEEDHIRIQCLFAGFQLKEALKMANALDDWIEQHVDYAFDEKYGYLTSCPTNVGTGLRASVMMHLPGLVLTQQINQVIPAINQLGLVVRGTYGEGSEALGNIFQISNQITLGKSEEDIVEDLTGVVRQLIEQERMAREALVKTSNIQLEDRVYRSYGVLTNSRIIGSKEAAQCLSDVRLGIDLGYITNVPKTILTELMILTQPGFLQKYAGGALRPQERDVRRASLIRERLYQWK
- a CDS encoding UvrB/UvrC motif-containing protein, translated to MICQECNQRPATLHFTKIVNGEKTEIHLCEQCAHEKGEMFMFPHQGAFSINNLIAGLLNMDASLKEPKAPSFHNEHILQCEHCKMTYAQFVKVGRFGCASCYETFRTHLPPIFRRLHGGHVAHEGKIPKRVGGTLYVRKQIGQLKQMLQELIAKEQFEKAAEVRDQIRELETKLNAEGGA
- the lysS gene encoding lysine--tRNA ligase, which translates into the protein MSHEELNDQLLVRREKLHKLREKGIDPFGKRFERTHKAEELFALYGHLSKEELEEKQIHVSVAGRIMTKRGKGKAGFAHIQDLTGQIQIYVRKDDVGEEQYEIFDTSDLGDIVGVQGTVFKTKVGELSIKVHAYEMLTKSLRPLPEKYHGLKDIEQRYRQRYLDLIMNPESKKTFITRSLIIQSMRRYLDQRGYLEVETPMMHSIAGGAAARPFITHHNALDMTLYMRIAIELHLKRLIVGGLEKVYEIGRVFRNEGISTRHNPEFTMLELYEAYADYTDIMKLTEDMIAHIAQEVLGTTKIQYGEYEVDLTPSWKRLHMVDAIKEYVGVDFWKHMSDEEARQLAKEHGVEVAPHMTFGHIVNEFFEQKVEQHLIQPTFIYGHPVEISPLAKKNPEDPRFTDRFELFIVAREHANAFTELNDPIDQRERFEAQLKEKEQGNDEAHEMDEDFIEALEYGMPPTGGLGIGIDRLVMLLTNSPSIRDVLLFPQMRHK
- a CDS encoding CtsR family transcriptional regulator; protein product: MRNISDVIEQYLKQVLNMSGKDIVEIKRSEIADKFQCVPSQINYVINTRFTLERGYIVESKRGGGGYIRIMKVKAQNASQLIDHLLSIVRDRISQTNGEHIIQRLLDEKVISEREANMMLSIIDRAVLSIDLPHRDELRARILKAMLTSLKYM
- the clpC gene encoding ATP-dependent protease ATP-binding subunit ClpC, with the translated sequence MMFGRFTERAQKVLALAQEEAVRLGHNNIGTEHILLGLIREGEGIAAKALMALGLGPDKIQKEVESLIGRGNEVGQTIHYTPRAKKVIELSMDEARKLGHSYVGTEHILLGLIREGEGVAARVLNNLGVSLNKARQQVLQLLGSNESASGHHGGTTHANTPTLDSLARDLTAIAREGGLDPVIGRSKEIQRVIEVLSRRTKNNPVLIGEPGVGKTAIAEGLAQQIVNNEVPETLRDKRVMTLDMGTVVAGTKYRGEFEDRLKKVMDEIRQAGNIILFIDELHTLIGAGGAEGAIDASNILKPSLARGELQCIGATTLDEYRKYIEKDAALERRFQPIHVGEPTVEESIQILKGLRDRYEAHHRVSISDEAIEQAVKLSDRYISDRFLPDKAIDLIDEACSKVRLRSFTTPPNLKELEQKLEEIRKEKDAAVQSQEFEKAASLRDAEQKLREQLEETKRAWKEKQGQENSEVTVEDIAAVVSSWTGIPVSKLAQTETERLLKLEEILHSRVIGQEEAVKAVAKAVRRARAGLKDPKRPIGSFIFLGPTGVGKTELARALAEAMFGDEDAMIRIDMSEYMEKHSTSRLVGSPPGYVGYEEGGQLTEKVRRKPYSVILLDEIEKAHPDVFNILLQVLEDGRLTDSKGRTVDFRNTIIIMTSNVGADALKRNKYVGFNVQDESQQYKDMKGKVMDELKKAFRPEFLNRIDEIIVFHSLEKKHLKEIVSLMVEQLKKRLQEQQIDLELTDAAIEKLAEEGYDLEYGARPLRRAIQKHIEDRLSEELLKGTIGSGQKVVMDVKDGQFVVLTTETVK